From Nerophis lumbriciformis linkage group LG09, RoL_Nlum_v2.1, whole genome shotgun sequence, one genomic window encodes:
- the orai2 gene encoding protein orai-2 isoform X1, which produces MASLTDSLLCENKDSNVERSGAMSNELNVPMGSPAPGASERAPDGGGMDYRDWVRRSYLELVSSNHHSVQALSWRKLYLSRAKLKASSRTSALLSGFAMVAMVEVQLEMDYRYPLALLIAFSVCTTVLVAVHLFALLISTCILPNVEAVSNIHNLNSVSESPHERMHHYIELAWGFSTALGILLFLAEVVLLCWIKFLPVKTTPAPAASDAGNKGWQAALASTIIMVPVGLIFVVFTIHFYRSLVRHKTERHHQEIEELHKLKVQLDGHERGLQAV; this is translated from the exons GTGCCATGAGCAACGAGCTCAACGTGCCCATGGGGTCCCCGGCCCCGGGGGCCTCCGAGCGTGCCCCAGACGGCGGGGGCATGGACTACAGGGACTGGGTGCGGCGCAGCTACCTGGAGCTGGTGAGCTCCAACCATCACTCAGTGCAGGCGCTCTCCTGGAGGAAGCTCTACCTGAGCCGGGCCAAGCTCAAAGCCTCCAGCCGGACCTCGGCGCTCCTCTCGGGCTTCGCCATG GTGGCCATGGTGGAGGTGCAACTGGAGATGGACTACCGCTACCCGCTGGCGCTCCTCATCGCCTTCAGCGTGTGCACCACCGTGCTGGTGGCGGTGCACCTGTTTGCGCTCCTCATCAGCACGTGCATCCTGCCCAACGTGGAGGCGGTCAGCAACATCCACAACCTCAACTCGGTCAGCGAGTCGCCGCACGAGCGCATGCACCACTACATCGAACTGGCCTGGGGCTTCTCCACGGCGCTGggcatcctcctcttcctcgccGAGGTGGTGCTCCTCTGCTGGATCAAGTTCCTGCCCGTCAAAACCACGCCGGCGCCCGCCGCCTCGGACGCGGGGAACAAGGGCTGGCAGGCGGCGCTGGCCTCCACCATCATCATGGTGCCCGTGGGCCTCATCTTCGTGGTGTTCACCATCCACTTCTACCGCTCGCTGGTGCGCCACAAGACGGAGCGCCACCACCAGGAGATCGAGGAGCTGCACAAGCTCAAAGTGCAGCTGGACGGCCACGAGCGAGGCCTGCAGGCCGTGTGA
- the orai2 gene encoding protein orai-2 isoform X2, with protein MSNELNVPMGSPAPGASERAPDGGGMDYRDWVRRSYLELVSSNHHSVQALSWRKLYLSRAKLKASSRTSALLSGFAMVAMVEVQLEMDYRYPLALLIAFSVCTTVLVAVHLFALLISTCILPNVEAVSNIHNLNSVSESPHERMHHYIELAWGFSTALGILLFLAEVVLLCWIKFLPVKTTPAPAASDAGNKGWQAALASTIIMVPVGLIFVVFTIHFYRSLVRHKTERHHQEIEELHKLKVQLDGHERGLQAV; from the exons ATGAGCAACGAGCTCAACGTGCCCATGGGGTCCCCGGCCCCGGGGGCCTCCGAGCGTGCCCCAGACGGCGGGGGCATGGACTACAGGGACTGGGTGCGGCGCAGCTACCTGGAGCTGGTGAGCTCCAACCATCACTCAGTGCAGGCGCTCTCCTGGAGGAAGCTCTACCTGAGCCGGGCCAAGCTCAAAGCCTCCAGCCGGACCTCGGCGCTCCTCTCGGGCTTCGCCATG GTGGCCATGGTGGAGGTGCAACTGGAGATGGACTACCGCTACCCGCTGGCGCTCCTCATCGCCTTCAGCGTGTGCACCACCGTGCTGGTGGCGGTGCACCTGTTTGCGCTCCTCATCAGCACGTGCATCCTGCCCAACGTGGAGGCGGTCAGCAACATCCACAACCTCAACTCGGTCAGCGAGTCGCCGCACGAGCGCATGCACCACTACATCGAACTGGCCTGGGGCTTCTCCACGGCGCTGggcatcctcctcttcctcgccGAGGTGGTGCTCCTCTGCTGGATCAAGTTCCTGCCCGTCAAAACCACGCCGGCGCCCGCCGCCTCGGACGCGGGGAACAAGGGCTGGCAGGCGGCGCTGGCCTCCACCATCATCATGGTGCCCGTGGGCCTCATCTTCGTGGTGTTCACCATCCACTTCTACCGCTCGCTGGTGCGCCACAAGACGGAGCGCCACCACCAGGAGATCGAGGAGCTGCACAAGCTCAAAGTGCAGCTGGACGGCCACGAGCGAGGCCTGCAGGCCGTGTGA